From Gemmatimonadaceae bacterium, the proteins below share one genomic window:
- a CDS encoding ABC transporter permease, giving the protein MESLLRDIRLGLRSLRKSPGLSLVSVVALTFGIGLTTMMFSIVYGALLRGLPYEDGDRIVLVYRANAENPNNRQSLPIQDFMDYREQQQSFSHFGGYTSGTMNVTGTDRAERYSGTWVTSGTLEMTMVQPELGRTFRSGEDTPGGPQVAVLGYAMWRDRYGRDPNILGQTIRVNSIPYEVVGVMPEGFRYPNESDLWLPAQYDHLATTRGQGQFLQTIAKLKPGVSLDAASADMATIAGRLAASYPETNENFTAMALPFVRGAIGDEPHQLLYTMLGAVFFVLLIACANVANLLVDRAAHRSKEVGVRAALGASRGQIIRIFLSEAFVLSMLGTLFGVIVAKLGMDAFNRAIVDTDPPFFIQIDLYPPVLIFAIGVSLLATMLSGLIPAYQASRPDIAEVLKDESRGASSLRIGKLSKALVVFEIALSCGLLVAAGLMIKSVLKANSRDTGFAMETVFTARVGFPSSYTDTLMQAQFFEQLNERAAGLPGAISATIASGLPGAQQGLGGDAVMIDGVSYDRPEDIPSTRMASVTPSFFQTLEIPLRQGRSFESSDRAGALAVAIVNERFARQHFTDGEVIGRRIRLGGLQSTEPWLTIVGVVPDIFAGSQNDPRPAIVFRPFAQARSQFAYVTIRTAADPLTLTAPVRELVASINPDIPIYWPMTLREAAAQNLWFVRIFGTMFAIFGIVALFLASIGLYAVMSFAVNRRAREVGIRMALGSSPARVVRLIFNGGAWQLGVGLGIGLVLSAGISRLLDIILFDVQPLDPAVFAGVAFTLAATGALACLIPARRATLVDPAVAMRAD; this is encoded by the coding sequence ATGGAATCCCTGCTCCGCGACATCCGCCTCGGCCTTCGCTCCCTTCGCAAGAGCCCCGGCCTCTCGCTCGTCTCCGTCGTCGCCCTGACCTTCGGCATCGGCCTGACCACGATGATGTTCAGCATCGTGTACGGCGCCCTGCTGCGCGGGCTGCCCTACGAGGACGGCGACCGGATCGTGCTGGTGTACCGCGCGAACGCGGAGAACCCCAACAACCGCCAGTCGCTGCCGATCCAGGACTTCATGGACTATCGGGAGCAGCAGCAATCGTTCAGCCACTTCGGTGGCTACACGAGCGGCACGATGAACGTGACAGGCACGGATCGCGCAGAGCGGTACAGCGGGACTTGGGTGACGTCGGGGACGCTGGAGATGACGATGGTGCAGCCGGAGTTGGGCCGCACCTTCCGCAGCGGCGAGGACACCCCGGGCGGTCCGCAGGTTGCCGTGCTCGGCTATGCGATGTGGCGCGACCGCTATGGGCGCGATCCGAACATCCTCGGGCAGACGATCCGGGTGAACAGCATCCCCTACGAGGTTGTGGGCGTGATGCCCGAGGGATTCCGCTACCCGAACGAGAGCGACCTCTGGCTGCCGGCGCAGTACGACCATCTTGCCACCACACGTGGCCAAGGTCAGTTCCTGCAGACCATCGCCAAGCTCAAGCCGGGCGTGTCGCTTGACGCCGCCTCGGCCGACATGGCGACGATCGCCGGCCGACTGGCCGCGTCGTATCCGGAGACCAACGAGAACTTCACGGCGATGGCGCTGCCGTTCGTCCGCGGTGCCATCGGCGACGAGCCGCACCAGCTGCTTTACACGATGCTCGGTGCGGTCTTCTTCGTGCTGCTGATTGCCTGCGCCAACGTGGCCAACCTCCTCGTGGACCGGGCGGCGCATCGCAGCAAGGAAGTGGGGGTGCGCGCGGCCCTTGGCGCCTCACGCGGCCAGATCATCCGAATCTTCCTGTCGGAAGCATTCGTGCTCTCGATGCTGGGCACACTGTTCGGCGTCATTGTGGCGAAGCTCGGCATGGATGCGTTCAACCGCGCCATCGTCGACACGGACCCACCGTTCTTCATCCAGATCGACCTCTATCCGCCGGTGTTGATCTTCGCCATCGGCGTGTCGCTGTTGGCGACGATGCTCTCGGGGCTGATCCCCGCCTACCAGGCCTCGCGACCGGACATCGCGGAGGTGCTGAAGGACGAATCGCGCGGCGCCTCGAGCCTGCGCATCGGCAAGCTGAGCAAGGCGCTGGTGGTGTTCGAGATCGCGCTGTCCTGCGGCCTGCTCGTGGCAGCGGGACTGATGATCAAGAGCGTGCTGAAGGCCAACTCGCGCGACACGGGCTTTGCGATGGAGACGGTGTTCACCGCGCGCGTGGGCTTCCCGTCGTCGTATACGGACACGTTGATGCAGGCGCAGTTCTTTGAGCAGTTGAACGAGCGCGCCGCGGGCCTGCCGGGTGCCATATCTGCGACAATCGCGTCCGGCCTTCCGGGCGCGCAGCAGGGCCTGGGTGGCGACGCCGTGATGATCGACGGCGTGTCCTACGACCGCCCCGAGGACATCCCGAGCACGCGGATGGCATCGGTGACGCCCTCGTTCTTCCAGACGCTGGAGATCCCGCTACGTCAGGGCCGGTCCTTTGAGTCGAGCGACAGGGCGGGCGCGCTCGCGGTCGCCATCGTGAACGAGCGCTTCGCACGGCAGCATTTCACGGACGGCGAGGTGATTGGCCGCCGCATCCGCCTCGGCGGGCTGCAGAGCACGGAGCCTTGGCTCACGATTGTCGGCGTGGTGCCGGACATCTTTGCGGGCAGCCAGAACGATCCGCGACCGGCCATCGTCTTCCGCCCCTTCGCGCAGGCGCGCTCGCAGTTCGCCTACGTGACGATTCGGACGGCGGCGGACCCACTGACGCTCACGGCCCCGGTTCGTGAGCTGGTGGCGTCGATCAACCCGGACATCCCGATCTACTGGCCGATGACGCTGCGGGAAGCTGCGGCGCAGAACCTGTGGTTCGTGCGGATCTTCGGCACGATGTTCGCCATCTTCGGGATCGTCGCCTTGTTCCTTGCCAGCATCGGCCTGTATGCCGTGATGAGCTTCGCCGTGAATCGGCGTGCGCGTGAGGTGGGCATTCGGATGGCGCTGGGGTCGTCGCCGGCGCGGGTTGTGCGCCTGATCTTCAATGGTGGCGCCTGGCAGTTGGGCGTTGGCCTCGGCATCGGACTGGTGCTGTCGGCGGGGATCTCGCGACTGTTGGACATCATCCTGTTCGACGTGCAGCCGCTGGATCCTGCCGTGTTTGCGGGCGTCGCCTTTACACTGGCAGCGACGGGCGCCCTGGCCTGCCTGATCCCGGCGCGGCGGGCGACGTTGGTGGACCCTGCGGTGGCGATGCGGGCGGATTGA
- a CDS encoding DinB family protein, translated as MPPRDRLLDALARAHAGAPWHGPSRADVLRDITAREAAWRPAVDAHTIWELVLHMRSWTREVLRRAQGEVPGDPEDGDWPTMPEPANAKAWKQTLESLEGAHSALASHVAAMDDAARAAQVKDRPWDPPGHAITQRAMIRSLAEHDVYHTGQVALMKRLARAALRDASPTES; from the coding sequence ATGCCCCCCCGCGACCGCCTGCTCGACGCGCTGGCCCGCGCGCACGCGGGCGCCCCTTGGCACGGCCCCTCGCGCGCGGATGTGCTCCGCGACATCACCGCGCGCGAGGCGGCGTGGCGCCCAGCCGTCGACGCGCACACGATCTGGGAGCTCGTGCTGCACATGCGCAGTTGGACGCGCGAGGTGCTGCGACGGGCGCAGGGCGAAGTGCCAGGCGATCCCGAGGACGGCGATTGGCCGACGATGCCAGAGCCGGCGAACGCGAAGGCTTGGAAGCAGACGCTTGAGAGCCTCGAGGGCGCCCACTCCGCGCTCGCCAGCCACGTGGCCGCGATGGACGATGCGGCCCGTGCCGCGCAGGTGAAGGACCGGCCCTGGGACCCCCCGGGCCACGCCATCACCCAGCGCGCGATGATCCGTTCGCTGGCCGAACACGACGTCTACCACACCGGACAGGTGGCCCTGATGAAACGCCTCGCACGCGCGGCGCTTCGCGACGCGTCCCCCACGGAGTCCTGA
- a CDS encoding UPF0182 family protein: protein MAQSPAAAQRRFALLIVGVVLLLLAIPAAASRITDWLWFREVGFERVFLLKIGAQWAMGAVAFVLAFAALFGNARFALRGMERSAESIVVLAEGGQRTRASFLVKLAQVAVLPASLLLSFLTATGIAGQWRTVLQFIHRTPFNATDPVFGRDIAYYVFTLPALQLGIDFVWGLVFIALVAVAVPIYFVRGDITFRVARLSIEPEAQTHLATLAALWLLLAALRTWAVRIPTLLLSTHTPLVGASWTDLHVRLPGLRALAVFLVFAAALMVLRSRRPAFVRTLVLVVAANLLFTAAVNGVVPALVQRLVVQPNELARETPQIQHHIAATRAAWGLDSVERRELDANQQLSARDIAANRATIDNIRLWDREPLLQTFGQLQSIRTYYDFVGVDDDRYTVNGEMRHVLLSARELDPASLPTRTFVNEHLTFTHGMGLTLGPSNEVTAEGLPVLWIKDLPPSSSIATPVTRPQIYFGDLPRPFVLAPSRQREFDFPSAEGDEAEYSTYTGGAGVPVNALWRRLAFALRFGSMNILLSSDLQENTRVIFHQHVRERAALALPFVDFDSDPYLVVSDSGQLKWILDGYTSSDRYPYSARMAGGVSYLRNSVKVVIDAYEGTVQAYLTDPSDPLIQTLAKIYPRVLIPFEEMPADIRAHVRYPEDLFRAQTSLYATFHMTDPETFYHREDQWQVPPDQRGGVRGGYARHIVMRLPGEENAEYLLMRPFTPRQKDNLAAWMVARNDGDQYGRLIAMRFPRQSLVFGPTQIANRINQDTEVSQQISLWDQGGSEVIRGELLVIPVEASLLYVQPIYLRAQGGKIPELKRVVVAHEGRVVMQETLDAGLRALFGDGAGSTRPAVRPTQAAVPGVQLPATGVSPERDALIRQALQHYDRARAAQRADDWATYGEEMQRLGEVLRRLRQP from the coding sequence ATGGCCCAATCCCCCGCCGCCGCCCAACGCCGCTTCGCGCTGCTCATCGTCGGCGTCGTTCTGCTCCTGCTTGCGATTCCGGCCGCCGCCTCGCGCATTACCGACTGGCTGTGGTTCCGCGAGGTCGGCTTCGAGCGTGTCTTCCTGCTCAAGATCGGCGCCCAGTGGGCGATGGGCGCCGTCGCCTTCGTGCTGGCGTTCGCGGCGCTCTTCGGCAACGCGCGCTTCGCCCTGCGCGGGATGGAACGCTCGGCGGAAAGCATCGTGGTGCTGGCCGAGGGCGGGCAGCGCACGCGCGCAAGCTTCCTCGTGAAGTTGGCGCAGGTCGCGGTGCTGCCGGCGTCGCTGCTGCTCTCGTTCCTCACTGCCACAGGGATTGCGGGCCAGTGGCGCACGGTGCTGCAGTTCATCCATCGCACGCCGTTCAACGCGACGGATCCCGTCTTCGGGCGTGACATCGCGTACTACGTGTTCACGCTGCCGGCGCTGCAGCTGGGCATCGATTTCGTCTGGGGCCTGGTGTTCATCGCGCTGGTGGCGGTGGCCGTGCCGATCTACTTCGTGCGCGGGGACATCACGTTCCGCGTGGCACGCCTGTCGATCGAGCCCGAGGCGCAGACGCACCTCGCCACGCTCGCGGCGCTGTGGCTGCTGCTGGCGGCGCTGCGGACTTGGGCCGTGCGCATCCCCACGCTGTTGCTGTCCACGCATACGCCCCTCGTGGGTGCCAGCTGGACGGACCTGCACGTGCGGTTGCCGGGCCTTCGCGCGCTCGCCGTGTTCCTCGTCTTTGCGGCGGCGCTGATGGTGTTGCGCTCGCGGCGGCCCGCCTTCGTGCGCACGTTGGTCCTCGTGGTCGCGGCGAACCTGTTGTTCACCGCCGCGGTCAACGGTGTGGTGCCGGCGCTCGTGCAGCGCCTGGTGGTGCAGCCCAACGAACTGGCGCGCGAGACGCCGCAGATCCAGCACCACATCGCGGCCACACGCGCCGCCTGGGGGCTCGATAGCGTCGAACGCCGTGAGCTCGACGCCAACCAGCAGCTCTCGGCGCGCGACATCGCCGCCAACCGCGCGACGATTGACAACATCAGGCTCTGGGACCGCGAGCCGTTGCTGCAGACCTTCGGGCAACTGCAATCGATCCGCACGTACTACGATTTCGTGGGCGTGGACGACGACCGCTATACGGTCAACGGCGAGATGCGCCACGTGCTGCTCTCGGCACGCGAGCTGGACCCGGCCTCGCTGCCGACGCGCACCTTCGTCAACGAACACCTGACCTTCACGCACGGGATGGGCCTTACGCTCGGACCCTCAAACGAGGTGACGGCCGAGGGCCTGCCGGTGCTGTGGATCAAGGACCTGCCGCCGTCGTCGAGCATCGCCACGCCGGTGACTCGTCCACAGATCTACTTCGGCGACCTGCCGCGGCCCTTCGTGCTGGCGCCGTCGCGGCAGCGCGAGTTCGACTTCCCATCAGCCGAGGGCGACGAAGCCGAGTACTCGACATACACGGGTGGGGCTGGTGTGCCGGTGAACGCGCTGTGGCGGCGGCTGGCCTTCGCGCTACGCTTCGGCTCGATGAACATCCTGCTCTCCTCGGACCTGCAGGAGAACACGCGGGTGATCTTCCACCAGCACGTGCGCGAGCGCGCCGCGCTGGCGCTGCCCTTCGTGGACTTCGACAGCGATCCATACCTGGTGGTCAGCGACAGTGGCCAGCTGAAGTGGATTCTCGATGGCTATACGTCATCGGATCGTTATCCGTACTCGGCGCGCATGGCCGGCGGGGTCAGCTACCTGCGCAACAGCGTGAAGGTGGTGATCGACGCCTACGAGGGCACGGTGCAGGCATATCTCACCGATCCGTCGGATCCGCTGATTCAGACCCTGGCGAAGATCTATCCGCGCGTGTTGATCCCCTTCGAGGAGATGCCGGCGGACATCCGGGCGCACGTGCGGTATCCCGAGGACCTGTTCCGCGCGCAGACCTCGCTCTACGCCACGTTCCATATGACGGACCCGGAGACCTTCTACCACCGCGAGGACCAGTGGCAGGTGCCGCCGGACCAGCGCGGTGGCGTGCGGGGTGGCTATGCCCGGCACATCGTGATGCGCCTGCCGGGAGAGGAGAACGCCGAGTACCTGTTGATGCGGCCCTTCACGCCGCGGCAGAAGGACAACCTCGCGGCCTGGATGGTGGCGCGGAACGACGGCGATCAGTACGGGCGGTTGATTGCGATGCGCTTCCCGCGGCAGAGCCTGGTGTTCGGCCCGACGCAGATTGCGAACCGCATCAACCAGGATACGGAGGTCTCGCAGCAGATCTCGCTGTGGGACCAGGGCGGCTCGGAGGTCATCCGCGGCGAGCTGCTGGTGATCCCGGTGGAGGCGTCGCTGCTCTATGTGCAGCCGATCTACCTACGCGCGCAGGGCGGCAAGATTCCTGAGCTCAAGCGCGTGGTGGTGGCGCACGAAGGTCGGGTGGTGATGCAGGAGACGCTGGATGCGGGGTTGCGTGCGCTTTTCGGCGACGGGGCGGGCTCCACGCGTCCCGCGGTTCGGCCTACGCAGGCTGCGGTGCCTGGTGTGCAGTTGCCGGCTACCGGCGTGTCACCCGAGCGCGATGCGCTCATCCGGCAGGCGCTGCAGCACTACGACCGTGCCCGCGCGGCGCAGCGTGCTGACGACTGGGCAACGTACGGCGAGGAGATGCAGCGGCTCGGCGAGGTGCTCAGGCGGTTGCGGCAGCCGTGA
- a CDS encoding PDZ domain-containing protein: MTKLLKVAAVLAAAIPLTASAQDVRIRTAPRVEERILMPSRIELLRSDRLMLGITTSSDSERADTLGLLVEDVYDDSPAAKAGIKEGDRLQSINGTSLRASAGDAGYDDYEGILSRRLTREMAKVKEGDEVDLRVYSGGSARNVKIKPVKSSEFMKESMAFGFVRRNDDRAMLGVTISSTGSPRDTLGVFVSSVTSGGPAEKAGIIEGDRIASVNGVSVRVAREDANDPAVGSAKANRLLRELEKLKAGDVAELVVVTAGRSRTVRVTTVKASDMPGGSGGAYFELSPSVESTLRRYNNSAGGVWFTPTPPTPPTPPTPPAPPAAPTRFRTRIVTI; the protein is encoded by the coding sequence ATGACCAAACTCTTGAAGGTCGCCGCCGTGCTCGCGGCCGCCATCCCGCTCACCGCCAGCGCGCAGGACGTGCGCATCCGCACCGCGCCGCGCGTGGAAGAGCGCATCCTGATGCCCAGCCGCATCGAGCTGCTGCGCAGTGATCGGCTGATGCTCGGCATCACCACTTCCTCGGACTCGGAGCGCGCCGACACGCTCGGCCTGCTCGTCGAGGATGTGTACGACGACTCGCCAGCGGCCAAGGCCGGCATCAAGGAAGGCGACCGTCTCCAGTCCATCAACGGCACCAGCCTGCGCGCCAGCGCCGGCGACGCCGGCTACGACGACTACGAGGGCATCCTCTCGCGGCGCCTGACGCGGGAAATGGCCAAGGTGAAGGAGGGCGACGAGGTCGACCTTCGCGTCTACTCCGGCGGCAGCGCGCGCAACGTCAAGATCAAGCCCGTGAAGTCCTCGGAGTTCATGAAGGAGTCGATGGCCTTCGGCTTCGTGCGTCGCAACGATGATCGCGCGATGCTCGGCGTCACCATCTCCAGCACGGGCAGCCCGCGCGACACGCTCGGCGTGTTCGTCTCGAGCGTGACCAGCGGTGGGCCGGCTGAGAAGGCGGGCATCATCGAGGGTGATCGCATTGCCTCGGTAAACGGCGTCAGCGTGCGCGTGGCCCGTGAGGATGCGAACGACCCGGCCGTCGGCAGCGCGAAGGCGAACCGCCTGCTGCGCGAGCTTGAGAAGCTCAAGGCCGGCGATGTGGCAGAGCTGGTGGTGGTGACCGCGGGACGCTCGCGCACCGTGCGCGTGACCACGGTGAAGGCCAGCGATATGCCTGGTGGTTCCGGCGGTGCCTACTTCGAGCTCTCGCCCAGCGTGGAGAGCACACTGCGCCGATATAACAACAGCGCGGGCGGCGTGTGGTTCACTCCAACCCCACCGACGCCGCCCACGCCTCCGACTCCGCCCGCGCCGCCTGCCGCACCGACGCGGTTCCGGACCCGGATCGTGACGATCTAA
- a CDS encoding potassium transporter Kup produces the protein MSDQPKPGDSEPRQSIPRLTAEYKPPERVHVEANPHGKRLAILSLGALGVVYGDIGTSPLYALRECFSPEYGLQPTPENVYGILSLILWALLLVVTIKYIVFILQADNRGEGGILAMLALLLQKEPTRRSRRFLVIALGLMGAALLYGDGMITPAISVISAMEGLEVVSPAFHPAIVPLSIAILVALFVGQRFGTAKVGALFGPVTFVWFLVLAVLGAKELVKAPEILAAINPWYAVKFFAHNGLPGFLVIGAVVLVVTGAEALYADMGHFGKKPIRLAWFAMVLPALLLNYFGQGALILRDVAAVENPFFLLAPRAMLYPLIALATVATIIASQAMISGAFSITQQCIQLGYSPRMTITHTSAREFGQIYIPEINNALFIGTLVMVLSFRSSASLAAAYGIAVTGTFILGTTLYFIIALRRWEWAPWKAALFFTVFLAVDAALFGASALKFVHGGWVPIVVAIGIFTLMTTWKRGRAILSERMKEQTLPMEHFISDLGESPKTRVPGTAVFMTSEPLGVPVVLLHHLKHNKVLHETVIILSIQTADVPETRREERVFIEALGHGVFRVVAVYGFMESPDVKEILQRCRDSGIAARPLDTSYFLGREQLIARRGPWKKGGLSMNIVRKKIFAFMARNARGATQYFQLPPNRVVELGTQIEF, from the coding sequence ATGTCGGACCAACCCAAGCCAGGCGATTCAGAGCCGCGCCAGTCGATTCCGCGCCTGACCGCCGAGTATAAGCCGCCGGAGCGCGTGCACGTCGAGGCCAACCCACACGGGAAGCGCCTCGCCATCCTGTCCCTCGGCGCCCTCGGCGTCGTGTACGGGGATATCGGTACCAGCCCACTCTACGCGCTACGCGAGTGCTTCAGCCCCGAGTACGGGCTCCAGCCGACTCCAGAGAATGTGTACGGGATCCTCAGCCTGATTCTCTGGGCCCTGCTGCTGGTGGTGACGATCAAGTACATCGTCTTCATCCTGCAGGCCGACAATCGCGGCGAGGGCGGCATTCTCGCGATGCTCGCCCTCCTGCTCCAGAAGGAGCCCACCCGCCGCTCCCGCAGGTTCCTGGTGATCGCACTGGGCCTGATGGGGGCGGCGCTGTTGTATGGCGACGGCATGATCACGCCAGCCATCTCCGTCATCTCGGCGATGGAGGGCCTCGAGGTCGTCTCGCCGGCCTTCCACCCGGCTATCGTGCCGCTCTCGATCGCCATCCTGGTGGCGCTGTTTGTCGGCCAGCGCTTCGGCACGGCCAAGGTCGGCGCGCTGTTCGGGCCCGTCACCTTCGTGTGGTTCCTGGTGCTCGCGGTGCTGGGTGCGAAGGAACTTGTGAAGGCACCGGAGATCCTGGCGGCGATCAACCCCTGGTACGCCGTGAAGTTCTTCGCGCACAACGGGCTGCCGGGATTCCTCGTCATCGGTGCCGTGGTGCTGGTGGTGACCGGCGCCGAGGCGCTGTATGCGGACATGGGGCACTTCGGGAAGAAGCCCATCCGGCTGGCCTGGTTCGCGATGGTGCTGCCCGCGCTGCTGCTCAACTATTTCGGCCAGGGCGCGCTGATCCTGCGCGATGTGGCGGCGGTGGAGAACCCGTTCTTCCTGCTCGCGCCGCGTGCCATGCTGTATCCGTTGATCGCGCTGGCCACGGTGGCCACGATCATCGCCTCGCAGGCGATGATCTCGGGCGCGTTCTCGATCACGCAGCAGTGCATCCAGCTGGGCTACAGCCCGCGGATGACGATCACGCACACGTCGGCGCGCGAGTTCGGGCAGATCTACATCCCCGAGATCAACAACGCGCTGTTCATCGGCACGCTGGTGATGGTGCTGAGCTTCCGCTCCTCGGCCTCGTTGGCCGCGGCCTACGGCATTGCGGTGACGGGGACGTTCATCCTTGGCACCACGCTGTACTTCATCATCGCACTGCGGCGCTGGGAATGGGCACCGTGGAAGGCGGCCCTGTTCTTCACGGTGTTCCTCGCGGTTGATGCGGCCCTGTTCGGCGCCAGCGCGCTCAAGTTCGTGCACGGCGGCTGGGTCCCGATTGTGGTGGCCATCGGCATCTTCACGCTGATGACCACCTGGAAGCGTGGCCGCGCGATCCTGTCGGAGCGGATGAAGGAGCAGACGCTGCCGATGGAGCACTTCATCTCGGACCTTGGCGAGTCACCGAAGACGCGCGTGCCGGGCACTGCTGTATTCATGACCTCGGAGCCGCTCGGTGTGCCGGTGGTGTTGCTGCACCATCTCAAGCACAACAAGGTGCTGCACGAGACAGTCATCATCCTGTCGATCCAGACCGCCGACGTGCCCGAGACCCGGCGCGAGGAGCGCGTGTTCATCGAGGCCCTGGGCCACGGCGTGTTCCGCGTGGTGGCCGTGTACGGCTTCATGGAGTCGCCGGACGTGAAGGAGATTCTCCAGCGCTGCCGCGACAGCGGCATTGCGGCGCGCCCGCTGGACACCAGCTATTTCCTCGGCCGCGAGCAGTTGATTGCGCGCCGCGGGCCGTGGAAGAAGGGCGGGCTGTCGATGAACATCGTCCGCAAGAAGATCTTCGCCTTCATGGCGCGCAACGCGCGAGGGGCGACGCAGTACTTCCAGCTGCCGCCGAATCGGGTGGTGGAGCTGGGCACGCAGATTGAGTTTTAG
- a CDS encoding ABC transporter permease: protein MLFGETIRVALGALRANKLRSLLTMLGIVIGVSAVIAVVALGRGAQQAVNDRISSLGTTLLTVSPGQARTGGVMSFDVRSRLLMEDADALEARGTKIAAVQPEMSSNLQVQFVNKNAGTQVVGTTSNYPEVRKYEIESGRFFTNGEDLSRQRVAVVGPQVWQNLGLQSADGIVGENIRIRGIQFTVVGAYKSKGQASPFNNPDDQILIPIQTARFRVMGSNRLRSISVLAPSEAEIPETMADIQRILRREHKLRPERPDDFQIRNQADFLNTLGETTQVFSMLLAGIAAVSLLVGGIGIMNIMLVSVTERTREIGIRKALGATRLNILFQFLIEAIVLCLVGGTLGIAVGAGGAMGFTKFLGWSTQVGASSVGLAFGFSAFVGLVFGVYPARRAAGLDPIVALRYE, encoded by the coding sequence ATGCTGTTCGGCGAAACCATTCGCGTCGCCCTCGGGGCGCTGCGCGCGAACAAGCTCCGCTCGCTGCTCACGATGCTCGGCATCGTGATCGGCGTGTCGGCGGTGATCGCGGTCGTGGCCCTCGGACGCGGCGCCCAGCAGGCGGTCAATGACCGCATTTCTTCGCTCGGCACCACCTTGCTCACCGTCTCCCCCGGGCAGGCCCGCACGGGCGGCGTGATGTCCTTCGACGTCCGCTCCCGGCTCCTGATGGAGGACGCGGACGCCCTCGAGGCGCGCGGCACCAAGATCGCGGCCGTGCAGCCCGAGATGTCGTCCAACCTGCAGGTGCAGTTCGTCAACAAGAACGCCGGCACGCAGGTCGTCGGCACGACCTCCAACTATCCGGAGGTCCGCAAGTATGAGATCGAGTCCGGTCGCTTCTTCACCAACGGCGAAGACCTGAGCCGCCAGCGCGTTGCAGTTGTCGGCCCGCAGGTGTGGCAGAACCTCGGCCTGCAGAGCGCGGACGGCATCGTGGGCGAGAACATCCGCATCCGCGGCATCCAGTTCACGGTCGTGGGCGCCTACAAGTCGAAGGGACAGGCCAGCCCGTTCAACAACCCCGACGACCAGATCCTCATCCCCATCCAGACGGCGCGCTTCCGTGTGATGGGTTCCAACCGCCTGCGTTCGATTTCCGTGCTCGCCCCCAGCGAGGCCGAGATCCCGGAAACCATGGCGGACATCCAGCGCATCCTGCGGCGCGAGCACAAGCTGCGCCCGGAGCGTCCGGACGACTTCCAGATACGCAACCAGGCCGACTTCCTGAACACGCTGGGCGAGACCACGCAGGTGTTCTCGATGCTGCTGGCCGGCATCGCCGCGGTGTCGCTGCTCGTCGGCGGGATCGGCATCATGAACATCATGCTGGTGTCGGTCACCGAGCGCACGCGCGAGATCGGCATCCGCAAGGCGCTCGGCGCCACGCGGCTGAACATCCTGTTCCAGTTCCTCATCGAGGCCATCGTGCTCTGCCTGGTCGGCGGCACGCTGGGCATCGCGGTCGGGGCCGGCGGGGCGATGGGCTTCACCAAGTTCCTGGGCTGGAGCACGCAGGTCGGCGCCAGCTCCGTGGGGCTCGCCTTCGGGTTCTCGGCCTTTGTCGGGCTGGTCTTCGGCGTCTATCCGGCACGCCGGGCGGCTGGGCTGGACCCCATCGTCGCGCTGCGCTACGAGTAG